From a single Carassius auratus strain Wakin chromosome 38, ASM336829v1, whole genome shotgun sequence genomic region:
- the LOC113057505 gene encoding uncharacterized protein KIAA1109-like has translation MLLSCERSSRSLDQESPPKKRRQQHSFASSSQLLTAKRVPTSLQSKSSDIENTVFYIPGVDVKLHYNSKMLKTDSPNASRGSSLPRTFSKESKLYGMRDAPTPATSGPGKTYTLLFPPSPSSPFSQR, from the exons ATGCTCCT GAGCTGTGAGCGGAGTTCGAGGAGTCTGGACCAGGAATCTCCTCCTAAGAAGCGAAGGCAGCAGCACAGTTTTGCCTCCAGCTCCCAACTACTGACTGCAAAGCGAGTGCCCACCTCTCTGCAGAGCAAGAGCAGTGACATTGAGAACACTGTCTTCTATATCCCTGGAGTGGATGTTAAG CTGCATTACAATTCTAAAATGCTGAAGACTGATTCGCCCAATGCCTCGCGTGGATCGTCCCTTCCCAGAACCTTTTCCAAAGAGTCCAAGCTGTATGGTATGAGAGATGCACCCACACCAGCAACCTCAGGCCCTGGCAAGACTTACACACTCCTCTTCCCCCCCTCCCCCTCCTCTCCCTTCAG